Part of the Prevotella communis genome is shown below.
CATGGGCGTGCGGGTGCTGCTCACAGGCTACGACAACCGTTTTGGTCATGACCGTGCAGAAGGTTTCGAGGACTACCAGTGCTACGGACGCGAACTCGGCATCGAAGTGCTGTGTGGCGACGCACTGGCTATGGGGAAGCAGAATGTGAGTTCTTCGCGCGTGCGCCAACTGCTGAAAGAAGGCAATGTAGAGGAAGCCAACTATTGTCTGGGACGTCCCTACAGCCTCGGTGGACTGGTAGTCCACGGCGAACAGATAGGACGCACCATAGGGTTCCCCACGGCTAATCTGCAACCCGATGACGACAAGCTCATCCCCATGGATGGCGTCTATGCCGTGATGGTTGATATTGACGACGAGATACGCAAGCAGGGCATCATGAATATCGGCACACGCCCCACATTCAATGGTACCAACCGTACCCTCGAGACCAACCTCCTGGAACCTATCGGCAATATCTATGGCCATCGCCTGAACATCCATTTCATCGCCCGTCTGCGTAGCGAACAGCAATTTCCCTCTGCCGATGCCCTGGCCCTCCAGATCCAGAAAGACAAAGAACAAGCAGAACAAATACTTTCAAACTATCATTTTTAATCGTAAATTATGAATCTTGAACTTAAAAAACCCCTGACCGCCATTGCCTATATCGTTGCATTCCTGGCTATACAGACTGTAGTACAACTGATAGTACTGGGTGCAGAGATGGCCATCAAGGGCGATACACCTCAACTTGACGGTATCGGTTTCCTTATCGCCATGGGCAGTTTCTCCGTGATTACCATCGCACTCTTTGCCTGGCTGAAATGGACCCCACTGAAAAGAACCTTTATCCAGTCGCGCCCCTGGATGACCCTCTTCTGGTGCTTCATCGCCTCCCTGGGTGCCATTATCCCCTCCGTATACTTTCAGGAACAGATGCCTGAATGGTCAGATAGCATCAAGCAATACATAGAACAGACAGCCCAGACGATGCTCCAGATGATGAACACCCCTGGTGGCTATGCCGTTATCTGTCTGCTGGCCCCTGTCGCCGAGGAGATGGTGTTCCGTGGTGCTGCGCTTCGAACACTCCTGGAATGGAAGCCCGAGCGCCGCTGGCTCATGATAACCCTCTCTGCCCTACTCTTTGCCCTGGCCCACATGAATCCAGCCCAGTTTATCCATCCCTTCCTCATCGGTCTGCTCCTTGGCTGGATGTACGAGCGCACAGGCAGCATCATCCCAGGCATCATCTACCATTGGGCCAATAATACGGTAGCCTATCTGCTGGCACGCATCTACCAGGATCCCGAGGTGCGCATCACAGACATTTTCGGTTCCCAGTCGCGCGCCCTGATGGCCGTAGGATTCTCGCTGCTCATCTTCATCCCGGCCATCTACCAGTTGAACCTGTGGATGAAGAAGCACTAAAAGCAAGACATCAGATAACAGCATCAAAAAAAGCCATCCTTCGCGGGTGGCTTTTTTATTATCTTTCGAAGTTTTCTCAACTTCCAGAAAGCAACGTTTTAATCCTAAAAATGAATGTTTTAATATAGAGAAAGCATAGAAATGTATCACTCCAGATAGCCAGTGGGCTTGTAGAGCGAGTCGCTCACCAACGAGTCAGAACTATGGTCATATGCCATAGCCGGCTCATTGCCCGTGGCTTCATATTTCAGCGCATAGTCCGACTGGTCGGTCCATACCTTATCCTCTTTAAACGACTGGTTCAGCGCCGTAGTCAGCGTGATGAGGATAGCCACTACGGCGGCAGCACGCATCAGCGGACGGAAGCGCTCTGACAGCGAGATGGTGCGCGCCTTCACCTGAGGCTTCTCTTCAATCATCTGCAACATTCGCTCGTCGAAGTCATCGCCCAGCATCTCGTCCTGTTCGAACGAAGTGAAGAGCTCGCGATAGGCACGCAGGTTC
Proteins encoded:
- a CDS encoding bifunctional riboflavin kinase/FAD synthetase → MKTIFFPDQTLNDDTYVATIGFFDGVHQGHQFLMAQLRKEAAERGMRSMAITFESHPRQVVQGGWKPELLTDLHEKLRLLKTTGIDTVVVLRFNRQMAAFSARDFMQLMYERMGVRVLLTGYDNRFGHDRAEGFEDYQCYGRELGIEVLCGDALAMGKQNVSSSRVRQLLKEGNVEEANYCLGRPYSLGGLVVHGEQIGRTIGFPTANLQPDDDKLIPMDGVYAVMVDIDDEIRKQGIMNIGTRPTFNGTNRTLETNLLEPIGNIYGHRLNIHFIARLRSEQQFPSADALALQIQKDKEQAEQILSNYHF
- a CDS encoding CPBP family intramembrane glutamic endopeptidase; its protein translation is MNLELKKPLTAIAYIVAFLAIQTVVQLIVLGAEMAIKGDTPQLDGIGFLIAMGSFSVITIALFAWLKWTPLKRTFIQSRPWMTLFWCFIASLGAIIPSVYFQEQMPEWSDSIKQYIEQTAQTMLQMMNTPGGYAVICLLAPVAEEMVFRGAALRTLLEWKPERRWLMITLSALLFALAHMNPAQFIHPFLIGLLLGWMYERTGSIIPGIIYHWANNTVAYLLARIYQDPEVRITDIFGSQSRALMAVGFSLLIFIPAIYQLNLWMKKH